The Sphingobacterium bambusae genome includes a window with the following:
- a CDS encoding GNAT family N-acetyltransferase produces the protein MEIQWTVKPFSELSALQLYQILQLRIDIFMLEQNCLYPECDNKDLKAVHLFGMHEEQVVAYARLLPEGISYADLSIGRVVVHADYRKYGLGKELMHRAIAYWASEAPTQAIRISGQLYLQRFYEDLGFEKVSDVYLEDDIPHIEMVKR, from the coding sequence ATGGAGATTCAATGGACGGTCAAACCGTTTAGCGAGCTCAGTGCTTTACAGCTCTACCAGATCTTGCAACTGCGTATTGACATTTTTATGCTTGAGCAAAATTGCCTGTATCCCGAGTGCGACAACAAAGATCTTAAAGCGGTTCATCTATTTGGCATGCATGAAGAACAAGTTGTCGCTTATGCACGTTTGCTGCCGGAGGGCATTTCCTATGCTGATTTATCTATTGGCAGAGTGGTCGTGCATGCCGACTACCGCAAGTATGGCCTTGGCAAGGAGCTAATGCATCGTGCGATTGCTTACTGGGCATCAGAGGCGCCAACACAGGCTATCCGCATCAGTGGGCAACTTTATTTGCAGCGTTTTTATGAAGATCTTGGATTTGAAAAGGTGAGCGATGTCTACCTGGAAGATGATATCCCACACATCGAAATGGTTAAACGATAA
- a CDS encoding GatB/YqeY domain-containing protein, whose product MSLEQKINQDIKAAMIAKDNARLRGLRAVKAAILLAKTEKGHSEELTEEAEIKVLQKLVKQRKESGEIYKQQNREDLFAIEFEEQQVIEEYLPKQLDRDAIEAVIKGIISEAGATSVKDMGKVMGLANQKLAGQADGRTISEVVKSLLS is encoded by the coding sequence ATGTCATTAGAACAAAAAATCAATCAAGATATTAAGGCAGCCATGATTGCCAAAGACAATGCACGCCTTCGTGGCTTGCGTGCTGTAAAAGCAGCTATTTTATTGGCTAAAACAGAGAAAGGACACAGCGAAGAACTAACTGAAGAGGCTGAAATCAAAGTATTACAAAAACTGGTAAAACAACGGAAAGAATCCGGTGAAATTTACAAGCAGCAGAATCGGGAAGACTTGTTTGCCATCGAGTTCGAAGAGCAGCAAGTTATCGAGGAATATTTGCCGAAGCAATTGGATCGCGACGCTATTGAGGCGGTAATTAAGGGAATTATCAGTGAAGCGGGTGCTACATCCGTGAAAGATATGGGAAAAGTAATGGGATTGGCCAACCAGAAACTTGCTGGACAAGCCGATGGACGCACCATATCAGAAGTTGTAAAATCCCTATTGTCTTAA